From one Lolium rigidum isolate FL_2022 chromosome 4, APGP_CSIRO_Lrig_0.1, whole genome shotgun sequence genomic stretch:
- the LOC124646410 gene encoding uncharacterized protein LOC124646410, giving the protein MSKRRRQGEQGQANCHCHDCTSSQHKSLYLVLDDWRMGFTIRKLDAHSPDLSAPPVLRLASPVRNHSMEFAALGSNIIATSNQCAATLVFDTETASLAMGNPLPDALRNALNFFVTVGDDVLIAFAYYFMRQPHSFEVMTTAKDDMRPLCPSTDWSWKSMPTPPFAKSERINSYALHPDGRTIFVSAAGGDFPGGTFSFDTKNCEWTRHGEWMLPFQLQGYYDGDLDAWVGLHPDGYICSCQVPSLSTGDIQQPSWKIAKEHKMWKSRRQVAEALGATLTYMGNSMFFLVDCEVAEGLEFQDAFRDPHGCVLHMATFRIKYNHEGKLRILDKNTTSAPVSRQLPEFSPVAFWM; this is encoded by the coding sequence ATGTCAAAGCGACGACGGCAGGGCGAGCAGGGTCAGGCCAACTGCCATTGCCATGACTGCACCAGCAGCCAGCACAAGAGCCTCTATCTGGTTCTAGACGACTGGCGCATGGGTTTCACCATTCGCAAGCTTGATGCTCACAGCCCTGACCTGAGCGCTCCCCCTGTCCTCCGGCTAGCGTCGCCTGTGCGTAACCACTCCATGGAATTTGCCGccctgggcagcaacatcatagcTACCAGCAACCAATGTGCCGCGACCCTGGTCTTCGACACGGAAACCGCCTCGCTGGCCATGGGCAATCCCCTCCCGGACGCACTTCGCAATGCCCTCAACTTCTTTGTCACCGTCGGGGACGACGTGCTAATCGCCTTTGCATACTACTTCATGCGGCAGCCTCACTCCTTTGAAGTCATGACCACCGCCAAGGACGACATGCGCCCTCTGTGCCCAAGCACCGACTGGTCCTGGAAAAGCatgccgacgccccccttcgccaAGAGTGAAAGGATCAACTCCTACGCCCTTCACCCTGACGGACGCACCATATTCGTGTCCGCGGCCGGCGGCGATTTCCCCGGTGGCACATTCTCCTTTGATACCAAGAATTGTGAGTGGACGCGCCATGGGGAATGGATGCTCCCTTTCCAGCTCCAAGGTTACTACGACGGTGACCTAGATGCTTGGGTTGGGCTACACCCAGATGGCTACATCTGCTCCTGCCAAGTTCCCTCGCTCAGCACCGGCGACATTCAACAGCCCAGCTGGAAGATTGCCAAGGAGCACAAGATGTGGAAGTCACGGCGTCAGGTGGCTGAAGCACTAGGGGCTACTCTAACATACATGGGTAACTCCATGTTTTTCCTTGTTGATTGCGAGGTAGCCGAAGGTTTAGAGTTCCAGGATGCTTTTCGTGACCCTCATGGATGCGTGCTCCACATGGCCACGTTTCGAATCAAGTATAATCATGAGGGCAAGCTGCGAATCCTTGACAAAAACACTACCTCGGCTCCTGTCTCTAGGCAACTCCCAGAATTTTCTCCCGTAGCGTTCTGGATGTAG
- the LOC124707068 gene encoding ketol-acid reductoisomerase, chloroplastic-like: MAAPTSSAASTRTFSHPKTLAAAAAPTLSAAGSVAFPATHPSCALATSTRRRAVAAMVAAPAKVGAAMPSLDFDTAVFNKEKVSLAGHEEYIVRGGRNLFPLLPEAFKGVKQIGVIGWGSQGPAQAQNLRDSLTEAKSDIVVKIGLRKGSKSFEEARAAGFTEENGTLGDIWETVSGSDLVLLLISDSAQADNYEKIFSHMKPNSILGLSHGFLLGHLQSAGLDFPKNISVVAVCPKGMGPSVRRLYVQGKEVNGAGINASFAVHQDVDGRATDVALGWSVALGSPFTFATTLEQEYKSDIFGERGILLGAVHGIVEALFRRYTEQGMDEELAYKTTVEGITGIISKTISKKGMLEVYNSLSEEGKKEFNKAYSASFYPCMDILYECYEDVASGSEIRSVVLAGRRFYDKEGLPAFPMGKIDQTRMWKVGEKVRATRPQGDLGPLHPFTAGVYVALMMAQIEVLRKKGHSYSEIINESVIESVDSLNPFMHASGVAFMVDNCSTTARLGSRKWAPRFDYILTQQAFVTVDKNAPINQDLISNFFSDPVHGAIKVCAELRPTVDISVTADADFVRPELRQSA; encoded by the exons ATGGCGGCGCccacctcctccgcggcctccacCCGAACCTTCTCCcaccccaaaaccctagccgccgccgccgcccccaccctctccgccgccggctcCGTCGCCTTCCCCGCCACCCACCCCTCATGCGCCCTCGCCACCTCCACCCGCCGCCGAGCGGTCGCGGCCATGGTCGCCGCCCCGGCCAAGGTCGGGGCCGCCATGCCGTCCCTTGACTTCGACACCGCGGTGTTCAACAAGGAGAAGGTCTCCCTCGCCGGCCACGAGGAG TACATCGTGAGGGGTGGGCGGAACCTCTTCCCGCTGCTCCCGGAGGCGTTCAAGGGCGTCAAGCAGATCGGAGTCATCGGGTGGGGCTCTCAG GGTCCGGCACAGGCCCAGAACCTCAGGGATTCTTTGACGGAAGCCAAGTCTGACATCGTTGTCAAG ATTGGTCTCCGGAAAGGTTCCAAGTCTTTTGAGGAGGCACGTGCAGCTGGCTTCACTGAGGAGAACGGAACCTTGGGGGATATATGGGAGACGGTTTCAGGCAGTGACCTTGTGCTGCTGCTCATATCTGATTCTGCACAG GCAGACAACTACGAGAAAATCTTCTCTCACATGAAACCAAACAGTATTCTTGGTTTATCCCACGGGTTTCTCCTTGGACATTTGCAATCAGCTGGCCTTGATTTCCCCAAGAACATCAGTGTGGTTGCTGTATGCCCCAAGGGAATGGGCCCATCAGTGCGGAGACTTTATGTTCAGGGCAAAGAAGTAAATGGTGCTGGCATCAACGCTAGCTTTGCTGTTCACCAG GATGTTGACGGAAGGGCAACTGATGTTGCTCTAGGATGGTCAGTTGCACTGGGATCCCCATTCACATTTGCTACTACTCTAGAACAGGAGTACAAGAGTGATATCTTTGGGGAGCGAG GAATTTTGCTCGGTGCTGTCCATGGCATCGTGGAGGCTCTCTTTAGGAGATACACAGAGCAAGGAATGGACGAGGAATTGGCATACAAAACCACTGTAGAGGGCATCACTGGAATTATCTCAAAAACCATCTCAAAGAAG GGTATGCTTGAAGTGTACAACTCCTTGAGCGAGGAAGGCAAAAAGGAGTTCAACAAGGCCTACAGTGCATCATTTTATCCTTGCATGGATATCCTCTACGAGTGCTATGAAGATGTTGCCTCTGGAAGTGAAATCAGGAGTGTTGTGTTGGCCGGACGGAGGttttat GATAAGGAAGGTCTTCCTGCTTTCCCTATGGGCAAAATTGACCAAACCCGTATGTGGAAGGTTGGTGAAAAGGTGCGGGCAACCCGGCCACAGGGTGACCTTGGGCCACTTCACCCCTTCACCGCTGGAGTTTATGTTGCACTCATGATGGCCCAG ATCGAGGTCCTCAGGAAGAAGGGCCACTCCTACTCTGAGATCATCAACGAGAGTGTGATTGAGTCGGTAGACTCCCTAAACCCCTTCATGCACGCGAGTGGAGTGGCCTTCATGGTCGACAACTGCTCCACCACCGCCCGGCTGGGATCAAGGAAGTGGGCGCCACGCTTCGACTACATCCTGACCCAGCAGGCTTTCGTGACTGTTGACAAGAATGCGCCCATCAACCAGGATCTCATCAGCAACTTCTTTTCGGACCCTGTCCACGGTGCCATCAAGGTCTGCGCCGAGCTGAGGCCGACCGTTGACATCTCGGTGACGGCCGACGCTGACTTCGTGCGCCCCGAGCTCAGGCAGTCTGCCTAG